In Deinococcus sp. QL22, the following are encoded in one genomic region:
- the mraZ gene encoding division/cell wall cluster transcriptional repressor MraZ → MPFGEYPYTIDDKGRVVLPPTFRDFVEDGMILTRGMEGCLYVFPLASWRRVEEQLENLPLTDAGSRSFVRFFYSGANKARLDNQSRVSVPQTLRSFAALENDVIVAGAPGRLELWNPARWEAAIIAVQDNPPNPELLANFVA, encoded by the coding sequence GTGCCGTTTGGAGAATATCCGTACACAATCGACGATAAAGGCCGTGTGGTGTTGCCGCCCACGTTCCGCGATTTCGTTGAGGACGGCATGATCCTGACGCGCGGCATGGAAGGCTGCCTGTACGTGTTTCCGCTGGCGAGTTGGCGGCGTGTCGAAGAACAACTGGAAAACTTACCCCTCACCGACGCCGGATCGCGTTCGTTCGTGCGCTTTTTTTACTCTGGCGCGAACAAAGCCCGGCTGGACAATCAAAGCCGCGTGTCCGTGCCTCAAACGCTGCGGTCTTTTGCCGCCCTGGAAAACGACGTGATCGTGGCAGGCGCACCCGGCAGACTGGAACTCTGGAATCCGGCCCGCTGGGAAGCCGCCATCATTGCCGTGCAGGACAATCCCCCCAACCCCGAATTGCTCGCCAACTTTGTGGCGTGA
- the rsmH gene encoding 16S rRNA (cytosine(1402)-N(4))-methyltransferase RsmH gives MTEPDLIPELPESAPTESALSQPEDFQDDLEGVFSHVPVLAAEVVAALSPAPGKVYIDGTLGGAGHTRLLLEAGAAVYGIDQDPFALQRAREAGLPGLTVLEGNYRDMAALLADAGVTQVDGVLLDIGVSSFQLDDGGRGFSYHTDAPLDMRMSQSGESAYDVVNGYEEAELASIIYEYGEDRLSRRIARGIVYAREQAPIESTVRLAEIIKRAYPGFSKGIHPARRTFQALRIHVNDELGALRDGLSAASGLLAPGGRLAVISFHSLEDRIVKRFVLGDHSLTPLTKRPVVADEAEQASNPRARSAKLRAAEKKASFVGEA, from the coding sequence ATGACTGAACCTGACCTGATCCCTGAGCTTCCCGAATCTGCCCCCACCGAATCCGCCCTCTCCCAACCTGAAGACTTTCAAGACGACCTAGAAGGCGTGTTCTCGCATGTGCCTGTGCTGGCTGCTGAAGTGGTGGCAGCCCTTTCTCCTGCGCCCGGCAAGGTGTACATAGACGGCACGCTGGGCGGCGCGGGTCACACCCGGCTGCTGCTGGAGGCAGGCGCGGCGGTGTACGGCATAGACCAAGACCCTTTTGCCCTCCAGCGGGCCAGAGAGGCTGGACTGCCGGGCCTGACCGTGCTGGAAGGCAATTACCGCGATATGGCGGCGCTGCTGGCAGATGCGGGCGTCACGCAGGTAGACGGCGTGCTGCTGGATATCGGCGTCAGTTCCTTTCAACTCGACGATGGCGGGCGCGGCTTTTCCTACCACACCGACGCTCCGCTGGACATGCGGATGAGCCAGTCAGGGGAAAGTGCCTACGATGTGGTGAACGGCTACGAGGAGGCGGAATTGGCCTCGATCATCTACGAATACGGAGAAGACCGGTTGTCGCGCCGGATCGCACGCGGCATCGTGTACGCCCGCGAGCAGGCTCCGATAGAAAGCACCGTGCGTTTGGCCGAAATTATCAAGCGGGCCTATCCGGGCTTCAGCAAAGGCATTCATCCGGCGCGGCGAACCTTTCAGGCGTTGCGGATTCACGTCAACGATGAACTCGGTGCCCTGCGCGACGGCCTGAGTGCGGCGTCCGGGTTGCTGGCTCCCGGCGGACGGTTGGCCGTCATCAGCTTTCATTCGCTGGAAGACCGGATCGTGAAGCGGTTTGTGCTGGGCGACCACAGCCTGACGCCCCTGACCAAGCGCCCCGTGGTTGCCGACGAAGCGGAGCAGGCCAGCAATCCGCGTGCCCGCAGCGCCAAACTCCGGGCCGCCGAGAAAAAGGCCAGTTTTGTAGGTGAAGCGTGA